From Poecile atricapillus isolate bPoeAtr1 chromosome 11, bPoeAtr1.hap1, whole genome shotgun sequence, one genomic window encodes:
- the ZNF710 gene encoding zinc finger protein 710 isoform X2 has translation MAGHDSVGRRREMNRFSECGTQTDAVVVLSLAQAAVLGLVSDNELLGATVTPTGFFPGLAGEQLDNATMEPGEPEGEEQAPGDGQDEDTLEADSSLEKHARRRKRPPVRLMPKVKSEKAEAEAEPPYSVSVPGDEEGEGQHGHAPQPAEPSQEPAVQSGAVKMIDLGTFSRKPRRLRHLRRHRELEGTERRRRGGDLASGTAGTPQTVGTFEAGAPSPGEAEAPAPASPEQVKSEQGCGWQEPGELEVAGGTSEHSRKAQLDRLDINVQIDDSYLVEAGDRQKRWQCRMCEKSYTSKYNLVTHILGHNGIKPHSCPHCNKLFKQPSHLQTHLLTHQGTRPHKCGVCGKAFTQTSHLKRHMLLHTDIKPYSCRFCGRGFAYPSELKAHEVKHESGRCHVCVECGLDFSTLTQLKRHLATHQGPTLYQCLECSKSFHYRSQLQNHMLKHQNVRPFVCTECGMEFSQIHHLKQHSLTHKGVKEFKCEVCGREFTLQANMKRHMLIHTSVRPYQCHICFKTFVQKQTLKTHMIVHSPVKPFKCKVCGKSFNRMYNLLGHMHLHAGSKPFKCPYCSSKFNLKGNLSRHMKVKHGVMDISLDSQDAMMELAGADHTELDGQQEMDDFEEENSYGYGAVGNPPDEHTLAEQAMKEMAYYNML, from the exons atGGCTGG CCATGACAGCGTAGGCCGGCGGCGAGAGATGAATCGGTTCAGCGAGTGCGGGACGCAGACGGACGCGGTGGTGgtgctgtccctggcacaggctgcgGTCCTGGGGCTGGTGTCCGATAATGAGCTGCTTGGGGCCACCGTCACCCCGACCGGCTTCTTCCCGGGGCTGGCCGGGGAGCAGCTGGACAATGCCACCATGGAGCCTGGGGAGCCTGAGGGTGAGGAGCAGGCGCCCGGGGACGGGCAGGACGAGGACACCCTGGAAGCAGACTCCTCCCTGGAGAAGCACGCCCGCAGGAGGAAGAGGCCACCCGTGAGGCTGATGCCCAAGGTCAAGAGTGAGAAGGCAGAGGCGGAGGCTGAGCCACCGTACAGCGTGTCCGTGCCTGGGGACGAGGAGGGCGAGGGGCAGCACGGCCACGCGCCCCAGCCCgcagagcccagccaggagccGGCAGTGCAGAGCGGTGCCGTGAAGATGATCGACCTGGGCACCTTCAGCAGGAAACCCCGACGCCTGCGGCACCTGCGCCGGCATCGGGAGCTGGAGGGCACCGAGCGCCGGCGCAGGGGCGGTGACCTGGCCAGCGGCACCGCGGGGACCCCGCAAACCGTGGGCACCTTCGAGGCGGGTGCCCCGTCCCCGGGTGAGGCAGAGGCCCCGGCACCGGCATCCCCCGAGCAGGTGAAGAGcgagcagggctgtggctggCAGGAGCCGGGCGAGCTGGAGGTGGCTGGAGGCACCAGCGAGCACAGCAGGAAGGCGCAGCTGGACCGGCTGGACATCAACGTGCAGATCGATGACTCCTACCTGGTGGAGGCGGGGGACCGCCAGAAGCGCTGGCAGTGCCGCATGTGCGAGAAGTCCTACACCTCCAAGTACAACCTGGTGACCCACATCCTGGGCCACAACGGCATCAAGCCCCACTCCTGCCCACACTGCAACAAGCTGTTCAAGCAGCCCAGCCACCTGCAGACCCACCTGCTGACCCACCAGGGCACACGGCCCCACAAGTGCGGGGTGTGCGGCAAAGCCTTCACTCAGACCAGCCACCTGAAGCGGCACATGCTGCTGCACACCGACATCAAGCCCTACAGCTGCCGCTTCTGCGGCCGCGGCTTCGCCTACCCCAGCGAGCTGAAGGCGCACGAGGTGAAGCACGAGAGCGGGCGCTGCCACGTGTGCGTGGAGTGCGGGCTGGACTTCTCCACGCTCACCCAGCTGAAGCGGCACCTGGCCACGCACCAGGGCCCCACGCTCTACCAGTGCCTGGAGTGCAGCAAGTCCTTCCACTACCGCAGCCAGCTGCAGAACCACATGCTGAAGCACCAGAACGTCCGGCCCTTTGTCTGCACCGAGTGCGGGATGGAGTTCAGCCAGATCCACCACCTCAAGCAGCACTCGCTCACGCACAAG GGCGTGAAGGAGTTCAAGTGCGAGGTGTGCGGGCGGGAGTTCACCCTCCAGGCCAACATGAAGCGGCACATGCTGATCCACACCAGCGTCCGGCCCTACCAGTGCCACATCTGCTTCAAGACCTTTGTGCAGAAGCAGACGCTCAAGACCCACATGATCGTGCACTCACCGGTGAAGCCGTTCAAGTGCAAG GTCTGCGGCAAGTCCTTCAACCGCATGTACAACCTGCTGGGGCACATGCACCTGCACGCCGGCAGCAAGCCCTTCAAGTGTCCCTACTGCTCCAGCAAGTTCAACCTGAAGGGCAACCTCAGCCGGCACATGAAGGTCAAGCACGGGGTGATGGACATCAGCCTGGACAGCCAAG ATGCCATGATGGAGCTGGCCGGGGCTGATCACACCGAGCTGGATGGCCAGCAGGAGATGGATGACTTCGAGGAGGAGAACTCTTACGGCTACGGGGCTGTGGGCAACCCCCCAGACGAGCACACGCTGGCCGAGCAGGCCATGAAGGAGATGGCCTACTACAACATGTTGTAG
- the ZNF710 gene encoding zinc finger protein 710 isoform X3 — MNRFSECGTQTDAVVVLSLAQAAVLGLVSDNELLGATVTPTGFFPGLAGEQLDNATMEPGEPEGEEQAPGDGQDEDTLEADSSLEKHARRRKRPPVRLMPKVKSEKAEAEAEPPYSVSVPGDEEGEGQHGHAPQPAEPSQEPAVQSGAVKMIDLGTFSRKPRRLRHLRRHRELEGTERRRRGGDLASGTAGTPQTVGTFEAGAPSPGEAEAPAPASPEQVKSEQGCGWQEPGELEVAGGTSEHSRKAQLDRLDINVQIDDSYLVEAGDRQKRWQCRMCEKSYTSKYNLVTHILGHNGIKPHSCPHCNKLFKQPSHLQTHLLTHQGTRPHKCGVCGKAFTQTSHLKRHMLLHTDIKPYSCRFCGRGFAYPSELKAHEVKHESGRCHVCVECGLDFSTLTQLKRHLATHQGPTLYQCLECSKSFHYRSQLQNHMLKHQNVRPFVCTECGMEFSQIHHLKQHSLTHKGVKEFKCEVCGREFTLQANMKRHMLIHTSVRPYQCHICFKTFVQKQTLKTHMIVHSPVKPFKCKVCGKSFNRMYNLLGHMHLHAGSKPFKCPYCSSKFNLKGNLSRHMKVKHGVMDISLDSQDAMMELAGADHTELDGQQEMDDFEEENSYGYGAVGNPPDEHTLAEQAMKEMAYYNML, encoded by the exons ATGAATCGGTTCAGCGAGTGCGGGACGCAGACGGACGCGGTGGTGgtgctgtccctggcacaggctgcgGTCCTGGGGCTGGTGTCCGATAATGAGCTGCTTGGGGCCACCGTCACCCCGACCGGCTTCTTCCCGGGGCTGGCCGGGGAGCAGCTGGACAATGCCACCATGGAGCCTGGGGAGCCTGAGGGTGAGGAGCAGGCGCCCGGGGACGGGCAGGACGAGGACACCCTGGAAGCAGACTCCTCCCTGGAGAAGCACGCCCGCAGGAGGAAGAGGCCACCCGTGAGGCTGATGCCCAAGGTCAAGAGTGAGAAGGCAGAGGCGGAGGCTGAGCCACCGTACAGCGTGTCCGTGCCTGGGGACGAGGAGGGCGAGGGGCAGCACGGCCACGCGCCCCAGCCCgcagagcccagccaggagccGGCAGTGCAGAGCGGTGCCGTGAAGATGATCGACCTGGGCACCTTCAGCAGGAAACCCCGACGCCTGCGGCACCTGCGCCGGCATCGGGAGCTGGAGGGCACCGAGCGCCGGCGCAGGGGCGGTGACCTGGCCAGCGGCACCGCGGGGACCCCGCAAACCGTGGGCACCTTCGAGGCGGGTGCCCCGTCCCCGGGTGAGGCAGAGGCCCCGGCACCGGCATCCCCCGAGCAGGTGAAGAGcgagcagggctgtggctggCAGGAGCCGGGCGAGCTGGAGGTGGCTGGAGGCACCAGCGAGCACAGCAGGAAGGCGCAGCTGGACCGGCTGGACATCAACGTGCAGATCGATGACTCCTACCTGGTGGAGGCGGGGGACCGCCAGAAGCGCTGGCAGTGCCGCATGTGCGAGAAGTCCTACACCTCCAAGTACAACCTGGTGACCCACATCCTGGGCCACAACGGCATCAAGCCCCACTCCTGCCCACACTGCAACAAGCTGTTCAAGCAGCCCAGCCACCTGCAGACCCACCTGCTGACCCACCAGGGCACACGGCCCCACAAGTGCGGGGTGTGCGGCAAAGCCTTCACTCAGACCAGCCACCTGAAGCGGCACATGCTGCTGCACACCGACATCAAGCCCTACAGCTGCCGCTTCTGCGGCCGCGGCTTCGCCTACCCCAGCGAGCTGAAGGCGCACGAGGTGAAGCACGAGAGCGGGCGCTGCCACGTGTGCGTGGAGTGCGGGCTGGACTTCTCCACGCTCACCCAGCTGAAGCGGCACCTGGCCACGCACCAGGGCCCCACGCTCTACCAGTGCCTGGAGTGCAGCAAGTCCTTCCACTACCGCAGCCAGCTGCAGAACCACATGCTGAAGCACCAGAACGTCCGGCCCTTTGTCTGCACCGAGTGCGGGATGGAGTTCAGCCAGATCCACCACCTCAAGCAGCACTCGCTCACGCACAAG GGCGTGAAGGAGTTCAAGTGCGAGGTGTGCGGGCGGGAGTTCACCCTCCAGGCCAACATGAAGCGGCACATGCTGATCCACACCAGCGTCCGGCCCTACCAGTGCCACATCTGCTTCAAGACCTTTGTGCAGAAGCAGACGCTCAAGACCCACATGATCGTGCACTCACCGGTGAAGCCGTTCAAGTGCAAG GTCTGCGGCAAGTCCTTCAACCGCATGTACAACCTGCTGGGGCACATGCACCTGCACGCCGGCAGCAAGCCCTTCAAGTGTCCCTACTGCTCCAGCAAGTTCAACCTGAAGGGCAACCTCAGCCGGCACATGAAGGTCAAGCACGGGGTGATGGACATCAGCCTGGACAGCCAAG ATGCCATGATGGAGCTGGCCGGGGCTGATCACACCGAGCTGGATGGCCAGCAGGAGATGGATGACTTCGAGGAGGAGAACTCTTACGGCTACGGGGCTGTGGGCAACCCCCCAGACGAGCACACGCTGGCCGAGCAGGCCATGAAGGAGATGGCCTACTACAACATGTTGTAG
- the ZNF710 gene encoding zinc finger protein 710 isoform X1: METSAESHDSVGRRREMNRFSECGTQTDAVVVLSLAQAAVLGLVSDNELLGATVTPTGFFPGLAGEQLDNATMEPGEPEGEEQAPGDGQDEDTLEADSSLEKHARRRKRPPVRLMPKVKSEKAEAEAEPPYSVSVPGDEEGEGQHGHAPQPAEPSQEPAVQSGAVKMIDLGTFSRKPRRLRHLRRHRELEGTERRRRGGDLASGTAGTPQTVGTFEAGAPSPGEAEAPAPASPEQVKSEQGCGWQEPGELEVAGGTSEHSRKAQLDRLDINVQIDDSYLVEAGDRQKRWQCRMCEKSYTSKYNLVTHILGHNGIKPHSCPHCNKLFKQPSHLQTHLLTHQGTRPHKCGVCGKAFTQTSHLKRHMLLHTDIKPYSCRFCGRGFAYPSELKAHEVKHESGRCHVCVECGLDFSTLTQLKRHLATHQGPTLYQCLECSKSFHYRSQLQNHMLKHQNVRPFVCTECGMEFSQIHHLKQHSLTHKGVKEFKCEVCGREFTLQANMKRHMLIHTSVRPYQCHICFKTFVQKQTLKTHMIVHSPVKPFKCKVCGKSFNRMYNLLGHMHLHAGSKPFKCPYCSSKFNLKGNLSRHMKVKHGVMDISLDSQDAMMELAGADHTELDGQQEMDDFEEENSYGYGAVGNPPDEHTLAEQAMKEMAYYNML; the protein is encoded by the exons ATGGAGACAAGTGCCGAGAG CCATGACAGCGTAGGCCGGCGGCGAGAGATGAATCGGTTCAGCGAGTGCGGGACGCAGACGGACGCGGTGGTGgtgctgtccctggcacaggctgcgGTCCTGGGGCTGGTGTCCGATAATGAGCTGCTTGGGGCCACCGTCACCCCGACCGGCTTCTTCCCGGGGCTGGCCGGGGAGCAGCTGGACAATGCCACCATGGAGCCTGGGGAGCCTGAGGGTGAGGAGCAGGCGCCCGGGGACGGGCAGGACGAGGACACCCTGGAAGCAGACTCCTCCCTGGAGAAGCACGCCCGCAGGAGGAAGAGGCCACCCGTGAGGCTGATGCCCAAGGTCAAGAGTGAGAAGGCAGAGGCGGAGGCTGAGCCACCGTACAGCGTGTCCGTGCCTGGGGACGAGGAGGGCGAGGGGCAGCACGGCCACGCGCCCCAGCCCgcagagcccagccaggagccGGCAGTGCAGAGCGGTGCCGTGAAGATGATCGACCTGGGCACCTTCAGCAGGAAACCCCGACGCCTGCGGCACCTGCGCCGGCATCGGGAGCTGGAGGGCACCGAGCGCCGGCGCAGGGGCGGTGACCTGGCCAGCGGCACCGCGGGGACCCCGCAAACCGTGGGCACCTTCGAGGCGGGTGCCCCGTCCCCGGGTGAGGCAGAGGCCCCGGCACCGGCATCCCCCGAGCAGGTGAAGAGcgagcagggctgtggctggCAGGAGCCGGGCGAGCTGGAGGTGGCTGGAGGCACCAGCGAGCACAGCAGGAAGGCGCAGCTGGACCGGCTGGACATCAACGTGCAGATCGATGACTCCTACCTGGTGGAGGCGGGGGACCGCCAGAAGCGCTGGCAGTGCCGCATGTGCGAGAAGTCCTACACCTCCAAGTACAACCTGGTGACCCACATCCTGGGCCACAACGGCATCAAGCCCCACTCCTGCCCACACTGCAACAAGCTGTTCAAGCAGCCCAGCCACCTGCAGACCCACCTGCTGACCCACCAGGGCACACGGCCCCACAAGTGCGGGGTGTGCGGCAAAGCCTTCACTCAGACCAGCCACCTGAAGCGGCACATGCTGCTGCACACCGACATCAAGCCCTACAGCTGCCGCTTCTGCGGCCGCGGCTTCGCCTACCCCAGCGAGCTGAAGGCGCACGAGGTGAAGCACGAGAGCGGGCGCTGCCACGTGTGCGTGGAGTGCGGGCTGGACTTCTCCACGCTCACCCAGCTGAAGCGGCACCTGGCCACGCACCAGGGCCCCACGCTCTACCAGTGCCTGGAGTGCAGCAAGTCCTTCCACTACCGCAGCCAGCTGCAGAACCACATGCTGAAGCACCAGAACGTCCGGCCCTTTGTCTGCACCGAGTGCGGGATGGAGTTCAGCCAGATCCACCACCTCAAGCAGCACTCGCTCACGCACAAG GGCGTGAAGGAGTTCAAGTGCGAGGTGTGCGGGCGGGAGTTCACCCTCCAGGCCAACATGAAGCGGCACATGCTGATCCACACCAGCGTCCGGCCCTACCAGTGCCACATCTGCTTCAAGACCTTTGTGCAGAAGCAGACGCTCAAGACCCACATGATCGTGCACTCACCGGTGAAGCCGTTCAAGTGCAAG GTCTGCGGCAAGTCCTTCAACCGCATGTACAACCTGCTGGGGCACATGCACCTGCACGCCGGCAGCAAGCCCTTCAAGTGTCCCTACTGCTCCAGCAAGTTCAACCTGAAGGGCAACCTCAGCCGGCACATGAAGGTCAAGCACGGGGTGATGGACATCAGCCTGGACAGCCAAG ATGCCATGATGGAGCTGGCCGGGGCTGATCACACCGAGCTGGATGGCCAGCAGGAGATGGATGACTTCGAGGAGGAGAACTCTTACGGCTACGGGGCTGTGGGCAACCCCCCAGACGAGCACACGCTGGCCGAGCAGGCCATGAAGGAGATGGCCTACTACAACATGTTGTAG
- the AP3S2 gene encoding AP-3 complex subunit sigma-2 — translation MINAILVFNNHGKPRLVRFYQHLAEEVQQQIIRDTFHLVLKRDDHICNFLECGSLFGGSDYKLIYRHYATLYFVFCVDSSESELGILDLIQVFVETLDKCFENVCELDLIFHMDKVHHILQEMVIGGMVLETNMNEIVAQVEAQGKLEKAEGGLSAAPSRAVSAVKNINLPEIPRNINIGDINIKVPNLSQFM, via the exons ATGATCAACGCCATCCTCGTGTTCAACAACCACGGGAAGCCGCGGCTCGTCCGCTTCTACCAGCACCTG GCAGAAGAGGTCCAGCAGCAGATCATCCGTGACACCTTCCACCTGGTGCTGAAGCGGGATGACCACATCTGCAATTTCCTGGAGTGCGGCAG cctGTTCGGTGGCTCGGACTACAAGCTGATCTACCGTCACTACGCCACGCTGTACTTCGTGTTCTGTGTGGACTCCTCGGAGAGTGAGCTGGGCATCCTGGACCTCATCCAG GTGTTTGTGGAGACGCTGGACAAGTGCTTTGAGAATGTCTGTGAGCTGGACCTCATCTTCCACATGGACAAG gTCCACCACATCCTGCAGGAGATGGTGATCGGTGGCATGGTGCTGGAGACCAACATGAACGAGATTGTGGCGCAGGTGGAGGCCCAGGGCAAGCTGGAGAAGGCAGAG ggaggcctctcagctgctccttcccgCGCTGTGTCGGCCGTCAAGAACATCAACCTGCCCGAGATCCCCCGCAACATCAACATCGGGGACATCAACATCAAAGTGCCCAACCTGTCACAGTTCATGTGA
- the ANPEP gene encoding aminopeptidase N translates to MAAGFFISKTVGIVAIVLGLGAVATIIALSVVYAQEKNKGTSDMGISTTPTTTTTTTTTTPNPNDPWNRWRLPTTLKPEIYEVSLQPFLKPNANNMYIFKGNSSVVFVCEEATNLILIHSKKLNYTMQGSFHVALQVEGGGEVPAISRTWLETPTQYLVVQLATPLQQGRRYRLSSSFTGELADDLAGFYRSEYTDESGNRQVVATTQMQAADARKAFPCFDEPAMKANFTVTLIHPSNYVAISNMPAKNTRQQIIDGETWNITEFHTTPRMSTYLLAFIVSQFANKQSNSEKTLIRIWGRPKAINEGQGDYALRVTGPILSFFEDHYDTPYPLPKSDQVGLPDFNAGAMENWGLVTYRENSLLFDAAYSSIGNKERVVTVIAHELAHQWFGNLVTLRWWNDLWLNEGFASYVEYLGANVAEPSWNIKDLMVLNEVHEVMATDALASSHPLSFREEEINTPAQISEVFDSIAYSKGASVLRMLSSFLGDNIFKEGLQSYLHTFSYNNTVYTDLWVHLQQAAVKNNVQLPTNISHIMDRWTLQMGFPVVTVDTRSGTINQTHFLLDPTSSVDRPSAFNYTWIIPITWMTSSSSGNSIYWLTEVTDTNNTFKLNSPGWLLLNLNVTGYFRVNYNQENWDQLLNQLGTNHQVFPVINRAQIIDDAFNLARAKYVNVTLALSTTRFLSRETEYMPWQAALSNLQYFQQMFDRSEVFGAMSSYMRKQVTPLFAYYKNITNDWKDTPSGLMPQYNEVNAISTACSYGVTECQQLAANYLSMWENSTNNPVPPNLRSAIYCSMVATGGEKAWDFLWKKFQEAHVVSEADKLRTALSCSPHPWILNRYLEYTLDPTKIRKQDATSTINSIASNVVGQPLAWDFIRGNWRTLFNQYGGGSFSFSRLILSVTQRFSSEFELQQLEQFKKDNQDIGFGSGTRALEQALERTRANINWVKENRATVLKWFEDESKQSK, encoded by the exons ATGGCAGCCGGCTTCTTCATCAGCAAGACCGTGGGCATCGTGGCCATcgtgctgggcctgggggctgtggccaCCATCATTGCGCTCTCGGTGGTGTACGCCCAGGAAAAGAACAAGGGGACATCGGATATGGGCATCAGTACCacccccaccaccaccaccaccaccaccaccaccacccccaaTCCTAACGACCCCTGGAACCGCTGGAGATTGCCAACCACGCTGAAGCCAGAGATTTACgaggtgtccctgcagcccttcctGAAGCCCAATGCCAACAACATGTACATCTTCAAGGGCAACAGCAGTGTGGTCTTCGTGTGCGAGGAAGCCACCAACCTCATCCTCATCCACAGCAAAAAGCTGAACTACACCATGCAGGGCTCCTTCCATGTCGCGCTGCAGGTGGAGGGCGGTGGCGAGGTCCCGGCCATCTCCCGCACCTGGCTGGAGACTCCCACCCAGTACCTGGTGGTGCAGCTGGCCACTCCCCTGCAGCAGGGCCGGCGCTACCGGCTGTCCAGCAGCTTCACCGGGGAGCTGGCCGATGACCTGGCTGGCTTCTATCGCAGCGAATACACGGACGAGTCAGGGAACAG GCAGGTGGTGGCCACCACACAGATGCAGGCAGCTGATGCACGCAAAGCTTTCCCCTGCTTCGACGAGCCAGCCATGAAAGCCAACTTCACAGTGACACTGATCCACCCCTCCAACTACGTGGCCATTTCCAACATGCCTGCCAAAA ACACCAGGCAGCAGATAATTGATGGGGAGACCTGGAACATCACTGAGTTTCACACCACACCCCGGATGTCCACGTACCTTCTGGCCTTCATTGTCAGCCAGTTCGCCAACAAGCAGAGTAACTCGGAGAAGACACTG ATTCGCATCTGGGGCCGCCCCAAAGCCATCAATGAGGGCCAGGGCGACTACGCACTCCGTGTCACCGGCCCCATCCTCAGCTTCTTTGAGGATCATTACGACACGCCCTACCCGCTCCCCAAGTCtg ACCAGGTCGGCCTCCCTGATTTCAATGCGGGCGCGATGGAGAACTGGGGGCTGGTGACGTATCGGGAGAACTCGCTGCTCTTCGATGCTGCCTACTCCTCCATTGGCAACAAGGAGCGGGTGGTGACCGTCATTGCCCACGAGCTGGCACACCAG TGGTTTGGGAATTTGGTGACGCTGCGGTGGTGGAATGACCTGTGGCTGAACGAGGGCTTCGCCTCGTACGTGGAGTACCTGGGTGCCAACGTtgctgagccctcctggaaCATT AAAGATCTGATGGTGCTGAACGAGGTGCACGAGGTGATGGCAACAGACGCCCTGGCCAGCTCCCACCCGCTCTCCTTCCGCGAGGAGGAGATCAACACCCCAGCCCAGATCAGTGAAGTCTTTGACAGCATCGCCTACAGCAAG GGAGCATCAGTGCTGCGGATGCTTTCGAGCTTCCTCGGTGATAACATCTtcaaggaggggctgcag TCCTACCTCCACACCTTCTCCTACAACAACACCGTCTACACTGACCTCTGGGTCCATCTGCAGCAG GCGGCAGTGAAGAACAACGTCCAACTGCCTACCAACATCAGCCACATCATGGACCGCTGGACGCTGCAGATGGGCTTCCCTGTGGTGACTGTTGACACCCGCAGCGGCACCATCAACCAGACTCATTTTCTGCTGGACCCCACATCTTCTGTGGACAGACCCTCTGCCTTCAA CTACACCTGGATCATCCCCATCACCTGGATGACAAGCAGTAGCAGCGGGAACAGCATCTACTGGCTGACCGAAGTCACAG ACACCAACAACACCTTCAAGCTCAACAGCCCcggctggctgctgctgaaccTCAATGTCACTGGGTACTTCCGTGTCAATTACAACCAGGAGAACTGGGATCAGCTCCTCAACCAGCTTGGCACAAACCACCAG GTCTTCCCTGTGATCAACCGTGCCCAGATCATTGACGACGCCTTTAACCTGGCCAG GGCCAAGTACGTCAACGTGACCTTGGCTCTGAGCACGACACGGTTCCTGAGCCGGGAGACGGAATACATGCCCTGGCAGGCAGCCCTCAGCAACCTCCAGTACTTCCAGCAGATGTTTGACCGCAGCGAGGTCTTTGGGGCCATGTCG AGTTACATGAGGAAGCAGGTGACCCCTCTCTTCGCTTACTACAAGAACATCACCAATGACTGGAAAGATACCCCCAGTGGCCTGATGCCCCA GTACAACGAGGTCAATGCCATCAGCACCGCCTGCTCCTACGGTGTCACCGAGTGTCAGCAGCTGGCCGCCAACTACTTGAGCATGTGGGAGAATTCCACCAACAACCC GGTCCCCCCGAACCTGCGCTCAGCCATCTACTGCAGCATGGTGGCCACGGGCGGGGAGAAGGCCTGGGATTTCCTCTGGAAGAAGTTCCAGGAGGCCCATGTGGTGTCTGAGGCCGACAAGCTCCGCACGGccctctcctgcagcccccatccctggatcctcAACCG GTACCTGGAGTACACCCTCGACCCTACAAAGATCCGGAAGCAGGATGCCACCTCCACCATCAACAGCATTGCCAGCAACGTTGTGGGGCAGCCCCTGGCCTGGGACTTCATCCGTGGCAACTGGAGGACGCTCTTCAACCA GTACGGGGGcggctccttctccttctctcgCCTGATTTTATCTGTGACCCAGCGCTTTTCCTCAGAGTTTGAGCTGCAGCAG ctggagcagttCAAGAAGGACAACCAGGACATCGGGTTTGGGTCGGGGACGCGGGCGCTGGAGCAGGCACTGGAGCGGACCCGCGCTAACATCAACTGGGTGAAGGAGAACCGGGCGACGGTGCTGAAGTGGTTTGAGGACGAGagcaaacaaagcaaataa